The genomic window AGCGTCGCGACCGCATCCCGGAGGATGTCGAGCGCGTGCGCGTCGTCGTCGGCGAGATGGTCGGTGACCCCCGACACCCGGGCGTGGAGGTCGCCGCCGCCGAGCTGCTCCGGCGTCACGACCTCGCCGATCGCGGCCTTCACGAGGGGTGGACCGCCCAGGAAGATCGTGCCCTGACCGCGCACGATGACGTTCTCGTCGCTCATGGCGGGGACGTACGCGCCGCCGGCGGTGCAGGACCCGAGCACGGCGGCGAGTTGCGGGATGCCGGCCGCCGACATCCTGGCCTGGTTGAAGAAGATCCGGCCGAAGTGGTCCCGATCGGGGAAGACCTCGTCCTGCGTCGGGAGGTTCGCTCCCCCGGAGTCGACGAGGTACAGGCAGGGCAGCCGGTTCGCGGCCGCGATCTCCTGGGCCCGGAGGTGCTTCTTCACCGTCATCGGGAAGTACGAGCCACCCTTCGCGGTCGCGTCGTTCGACACGACGAGCACGTGTCGTCCGTGGACGAGGCCGATCCCGGCGATGACCCCGGCGCCGGGGGTCGCGTCGTCGTACATGCCGTGCGCGGCCAGGGGCGCGATCTCCAGGAAGGGGCTCCCCTCATCGAGCACGCGGTCGACCCGATCGCGTGGCAGCAGCTTCCCCCGGGCGACGTGCCGCACCCGCGACGCTTCCGGTCCGCCCTTGGCCGCGGTCGCCATCGTCTGCTCGAGCACCGTCACGAGCGCCCGCTGCGCAGCCTCCTGCTCGCGGAATCGGGCTGAGGTGGGATCGGCACCGCTCGTGAGGGTGGGCACTCGGGCTCCTGTCGTCGTCGACCGTGAGTGCATTCAGTTACTCATCACTCACTGAAAGAGAGGTTACAGTTCATTAACTGAAAAAGTCCACCCCGAGGAGATCCGATGACCGGTCGTGACACACCGTCCCCGAACCCACCGCACCTCGGGCGCTCGGAGGCGAAAGCGGCACGTCGCTCGGCCCTCCTGCGGTCAGCGGCCGGACTGTTCGCCGAGCGCGGCTTCGCCGGGGTGTCGATGGAGGACCTCGGAACGGCCGTCGGCATGAGCGGGCCCGCCGTCTACCGCCACTTCCCGAGCAAGCAGGCCGTCCTCGCAGCACTCCTCGTCGGCGTCAGTCAGGATCTGCTGGACGGCGGGACCCGCGAGGTCGAGCAGGCTCCGGACAGCGATCGGGCGCTGCGTTCGCTGGTCACCTTCCACGTGGCCTTCGCCCTCGACGACCCCGACGTGATCCGCATCCAGGACCACGACCTCGACAGCCTGGCACCGGACGACCGCCGCACGGTCCGCACCCTGCAGCGGCGGTACGTCGAGCGGTGGGTGGACGTCCTCACGACGCTGCATCCCACGATCCCCACGGCGGAACTGCGGGTCCGCGCGCTCGCGGGTTTCGGACTGATCAACTCCACGTCCCACAGCACCTCCCGCGGCAGGAACGAGGCCGGGACAACCGGCCGCGAGGCGGTGCGCTCGACGCTCGAGCGGATGGCACTGGCCGCCCTGCTCGCCGAGTGAGGATGCGGGACGGGTTTAGTCGACGAGCACGGACAGGACGTTCCCCGCTGGATCGGTGAACCAGGCGATGTCCGGGCCGTTCCCGCGCATGATCCCCTTCGCGTCCGTCGGCAGGACGTCGTCGGGGTAGAGCTTCGTCACCACACCGCGCGCCTGCAGCTCGTCGACCGCCGTGTCGATGTCGTCGACCACGAGGTTCAGCACGGTGAACGAGGCCGGCGTGTGGTCCGGCTTGCCGTAGACGAGCACCGACCCGCCGGCGGGCAGCGCCACGTCCAGGAATCCCATGGCGTTGTCGGTGACCGTGAGACCGAGGACGTCCCGGTAGAACGTCCTCGCCGCGTCGATGTCGTCGACCGAGAACCCGCTGAAGACATCCGTGTACGTGACCATGAGCCGCTCCCTCGCTGATTCCCGATGCGTACACGATGCACGATGCCACGTCGCGGTCGTCGCGTCCAGGCCCGAACGGCCGCCGGGGCGGGTGAGCGCGAGGGCCTGGACTCGACGATCACACCATCGTCAGGACCATCGCCGGATCCGACAGCATCGTCCCGAGGTCGACGAGGAACCGGGACCCCTGCTCTCCGTCGATGAGTCGATGGTCGAACGACAGCGACAGCGTCACGACGTGTCGCAGCGCGACCTGCCCCTCGAATTCCCACGGCCGGCGACGGACGGCACCGAGCGCGATGATCGCCGCCTCACCGGGATTGAGGATGGGCGTCCCCGCGTCGACGCCGAAGACGCCGACGTTGGAGATCGTGATCGTCCCCCCTCGCAGTTCCGCCGGAGCGGTGCGTCCCTCGCGGGCCGTGCGGACGAGGTCCGCCACGGCGTCCGCGAGTTCGAACAGGCTGAGCTCCTCCGCCCGTGCGATGTTCGGGACGAGGAGTCCCCGCGGCGTCGCTGCGGCGATCCCGAGTCCGACGTGCCCGTACTCGACGATCTCCCCGGCAGCCTCGTCCCAGCTCGCGTTGACCGCGGGGGTGCGTCTCACGGCGATGCACACCGCCTTGGCGAGGACGGTCAGGATGTTGACCCGGTGGTCCCCGGTCCGAGGCGAGCGGGCGAGCGCGTCCAGCAGCGACATCGTCGGCGTCACGTCGACCGTCAGGAACTCCGTCACGTGGGGAGCCGTGAACGCACTGCTCACCATCGCCTCGGCGGTGCGGCGCCTGACCCCCGTGATCGGCCGACGCACCGACCCGTCGGCCGCCGTGGCCGCCGTGGCCGGCGTCGCTGGGGTCCCGGCCGGCGCCGCTCCCGCTCCGCGAGCACGCTCCGGCAGCTGCCCACTCGGGCCGGTCGCAGCGCGCTCGACCTCCTCACGCGCGATCCGACCACCGACGCCGGTGCCGACGAGCGTTCCGAGGTCGACGCCGAGATCACGGGCGAGTCGCCGGACCGGTGGTGTCGCGCGAGGCCGGGAACGCTCCGGCACCGGGGCGGTGTGCGCCGGTACGGTGTGCGCCGGGGCAGGTGTGTCATCGTCGCCGGACCGCGCACGGCGCCGTGGCCGTTCACCGCTCGCCGTGCGAGGGCCGTAGCCGACGAGGACCGGCTCGCGGTCCGCCGCCCCACTCGGGCGGTCGACCTCCGCCCTGTCAGCCTCAAGGACCGACGGGGACGGAGCGGTCTCCCCATCGGGCGCGAAATCGACGAGCGCCTCGCCGACGAGGACCGTCGTCCCCGGTTCGACGTGGAGCCTCGTGACCACGCCGGCGGTCGGCGCGGGCAGTTCGACGAGCGCCTTCGCGGTCTCGACCTCGGCGATCACCTGGTTGAGCTCGACGTGGTCGCCGACGGCGACGCGCCAGGACACGAGTTCGCTCTCGGTCAGACCTTCACCGAGATCGGGCAGGGAGAACCGCTTCATCGCCGTCCCTCCCCACCGGTCACAGGCCGGGCCTCGGCCCTGCCCGCGGCCGAGGCGGAGGACCGACGCCCCAGTGCGCGATCGACCCCGTCCAGGATCCGGTCGAGGTCCGGCAGGAAATGGTCCTCGAGCGCCGACGCGGGATAGGGCGTGTCGAACCCCGTCACCCGCACCGGGGCCTCTTCGAGGAGGTCGAAGCAGCGTTCGGTGATCGAGGCCGCCAACTCGGCGCCGATCCCTCCGGAACGCTGCGCCTCGTGCGTGATGACGAGTCGCCCGGTCTTCTCGACCGAGGCGGCGATCGCGTCGACGTCGAGAGGTGCGAGGGATCGGAGGTCGATCACCTCCAGGTCGACACCCTCGTCGGCCGCGGCCTCCGCAGCCTCGAGCGCCGTCTGGACGAGCGGACCGTAGGCGACCAACGTCGCGTCCGTGCCGGCGCGAACCGTCCGCGCACGGGTGAACGCGAGCGGATCGGCTGGGAGGTCGTCGAGCACCTCGCCCTTCGTCCAGTACCGCCGCTTCGGTTCGAAGAACAGCACCGGGTCGTCGCACGCGATCGCCTGACGGATCATCGTGTGCGCGTCCTGGGGGTCGGAGCACGTCACCACGCGCAGTCCCGCCGTGTGCGCGAAGTACGCCTCCGGGGACTCGGAGTGGTGCTCGACGGCGCCGATGCCCCCGCCGTACGGCACGCGGATGGTGACCGGCATGCGGACGGCCCCCTTCGTCCGGTAATGCAGCTTCGCCAACTGCGCGACGATCTGGTCGAAGCCCGGATAGATGAACCCGTCGAACTGGATCTCGCACACCGGGCGGAAGCCTCGGAACGCCAGACCGATCGCCGCTCCGATGATCGCGGACTCCGCCAGCGGCATGTCGACGACGCGATCGGCACCGAACTCCGCCTGGAGGCCGTCGGTCACCCGGAACACCCCACCGAGTCGGCCGATGTCCTCGCCGAGCAGCAGGACCCGGTCGTCGTCGGCGAGGGCGTGGTGCAGTCCGGCGTTGATCGCCTTGCTGAGGGTGAGCATGGTCATCGGGCACCACCGTCGAACATCGCGAGGTACGAGCGGTACTCCTCGCGTTGCCGTTCGAGCCCGGGATGGGCGGTGGCGTAGACCTCGTCGAAGAGTGAGAGCGGGTCAGGGGCAGGCAAGGCGAGGCACCCCGCACGGACCCGGGCGGCCGCGGCGTCGGCGACGGACGCGACGTGGGCTCGGGCGGTCTCGTCGAGGGCCCCCTCGGACTCCAGCAGACGCTCGAGCCGGGCGATCGGATCCTTCGCACGCCACGACACGACCTCGCTCTCGTCCCGGTACCGCGTCGGATCGTCCGAGGTGGTGTGCGGCCCCATGCGGTAGGTGACGGCCTCGATGAAGGTCGGCCCACCACCGGACCGTGCGCGGTCGACGGCGATCCGCATCGCCGCCGTCACGGCGAGCACGTCGTTGCCGTCGACCCGCATGCTCGGCACCCCGAAGCCCGGTGCCCGGTCCGCGATCGGGCGCTGAGCCTGCAGCCCGACGGGCTCGGAGATCGCGTACTGGTTGTTCTGGCAGAAGAAGACCACGGGTGCCTGGAAACTCGCGGCCAGCACCAGCGCCTCGTTCACGTCGCCCTGACTCGTCGCCCCATCGCCGAAGTAGGCCACGGCCACCGCGTCGGACCCGTCGCGCTGACAGCCCATCGCGTAGCCCGTCGCATGGAGCGTCTGGGCACCGATGATGACCGCCGGCGTCGCCATGCCGACCGCGAACGGGTCCCAGCCCGACAGCGCGGTCCCCCGCCACATCGCCATCAGTTGGTCGAGTTCGACGCCACGGCAGTACGCCACGGCCTGTTCGCGGTAGCTCGTGAAGACGAAGTCCCCGCGCCGCAGGACCCGCGCCGACCCCACCTGGGCGGCCTCCTGCCCGAGCGACGGCGGCCACAGACCGATCTCGCCCTGCCGTTGCAAGGCGGTCGCCTCCGTGTCGATGCGTCGCGTGACGACCATATCCTCGTAGAGCGCGAGCAGCTCGGCGTGACCGAGGTCGGCGACGAAGAGGTCGTAGAGGGCGTCCTCCTGGCGGACGCCGTCCGGATCGAGGAGCTGGACGCACCCGTGGTCGACCGGGACCGGTTCGCGTGCATCACCGCCCCGCTCGTCGGAATCCTGCGGGAATTGGGTGTGAGTCTCCATCGACACGATGCACGCCGCCTTGAGTTCGGTGACCTCACGGCGGTGCCTCGTGAGCGATGCCGTGCCCTCGCGTCGTCGCGAGGTGGTCCGAGGCTACGCCGGATCACCCTGGCGCTCAACCGTCGACACTCCGCGCAACGGCGAACGCCCGCCCCGCAGAGGCGGGACGGGCGTTCGGATGCAGCCTGCGGCTTAGCCTTCGGCCGGGGCCTGCTCTGGAGTCCCCTCCCGAGCAAACGACCGTTCGACCGAGATCTAGCCTTCGGCCGGGGCCTGCTCTGGAGTCCCCTCCCGAGCAAACGACCGTTCGACCGAGATCTAGCCCTCGGCCGGGGCCTCAGGGCCCTCGCTGGCAGCGTCGCTGCCGTGCGTGTCGGCCTCATCGGCGACGACCGGAGCGAGCGAGAGCTTGCCGCGGTCGTCGATCTTCGTGATCTCGACGAGGATCTTCTGGCCGACGCCGAGCACGTCTTCGACGTTCTCCACACGCTTGCCACCGGCGAGCTTGCGGACCTCGGAGATGTGCAGCAGGCCGTCCTTGCCCGGGAGCAGCGAGACGAACGCACCGAACGCGGCGATCTTGACGACGGTTCCGAGGAACTGCTCGCCGACCTCCGGGTTGGTGGGGTTCGCGATCGCGTTGACCTGGGCACGAGCGGCCTCGGCCGACGGGCCGTCGACGGCGCCGATGTAGACGGTGCCGTCCTCCTCGATGGAGATGTCGGCGCCGGTCTCGTCCTGGATCGAGTTGATCGTCTTGCCCTTCGGGCCGATCAGCTCGCCGATCTTGTCGACGGGGATCTGGACGCTGATGACGCGAGGCGCGGTCGGCGCCATCTCGTCGGGAGCGTCGATCGCCGCGTTCAGCACGGAGAGGATCGTCGTGCGGGCGTCCTTGGCCTGCTGGAGCGCACCGGTCAGGACCGAAGTCGGGATGCCGTCGAGCTTCGTGTCGAGCTGGATTGCCGTGACGAACTCGGAGGTACCGGCGACCTTGAAGTCCATGTCACCCAGGGCGTCTTCGGCGCCGAGGATATCGGTGAGCGCCGCGTAGCGGGTCTCACCGTCGACGACGTCGGAGATGAGGCCCATGGCGATACCGGCGACGGGTGCGCGGAGCGGCACACCGGCGTTCAGCAGCGACAGGGTCGAGGCGCAGACGGAACCCATCGAGGTCGAACCGTTGGACCCGAGGGCCTCGGAGACCTGACGGATCGCGTAGGGGAACTCCTCACGGCTCGGCAGCACCGGCACGAGAGCGCGCTCGGCGAGGAAGCCGTGCCCGATCTCGCGACGCTTCGGCGAACCGACCCGGCCGGTCTCACCGGTCGAGTAGGGCGGGAAGTTGTAGTGGTGCAGGTAGCGCTTCTTCGTGACGGGCGACAGCGAGTCGATCTGCTGCTCCATCTTGAGCATGTTCAGCGTGGTGACACCCAGGATCTGGGTCTCACCGCGCTGGAAGATCGCGGAACCGTGGACGCGCGGGATGACCTGCACCTCCGCGTCGAGCGGACGGATGTCGGTCAGGCCACGGCCGTCGATGCGGATGCCCTCGCGGAGGACACGGCCGCGCATGACGACCTTCGAGACGGACTTGTACGCCGCCGAGAACTGCGTGAGCACCTCGGCGTCGAGCGAACCGGCCTCGACGCGCTCGGTGATCTCCGCCTTGACGCGGTCCTTGAGGGCGTCGTCGGCGTTCTGGCGCTCGATCTTGTCGGCGATCTGGTAGACGTTCACCAGTTCGTCGTGCGCGAGACCGGCGACGGTGTCGTAGGTCTCCTGCGTGTACGGGAGGAACACGGGGTAGGCCGCGATCTCCTTGGCCGCTTGAGCGGCGAGTTCGCTCTGCGCCTTGACGAGCTGCTTGAGGAACGGCTTGGAGGCCTCGAGACCGGCCGCGACGACCGCCTCGTCGGGCTTCGTGGCGCCGCCCTTGATGAGGTTCCAGCTGTTCTCGGTGGCCTCGGCCTCGACCATCATGATCGCGACGTCTTCGTTGCCGTTGGCGTCGGTCACGATGCGACCGGCGACGATGATGTCGAAGACGGCCTCCTCGAGCTGGTCGACCTTCGGGAAGGCGACCCACTGGTCGGCCTCGCCGGCCTGCCCGGGGATCAGCGCGAGACGGACGGCGCCGATCGGACCGGAGAACGGCAGACCCGAGATCTGGGTGGACATCGACGCCGCGTTGATCGCGAGGGCGTCGTAGAACTCACCCGGAGCGA from Plantibacter flavus includes these protein-coding regions:
- a CDS encoding TetR/AcrR family transcriptional regulator, whose translation is MTGRDTPSPNPPHLGRSEAKAARRSALLRSAAGLFAERGFAGVSMEDLGTAVGMSGPAVYRHFPSKQAVLAALLVGVSQDLLDGGTREVEQAPDSDRALRSLVTFHVAFALDDPDVIRIQDHDLDSLAPDDRRTVRTLQRRYVERWVDVLTTLHPTIPTAELRVRALAGFGLINSTSHSTSRGRNEAGTTGREAVRSTLERMALAALLAE
- a CDS encoding VOC family protein; this encodes MVTYTDVFSGFSVDDIDAARTFYRDVLGLTVTDNAMGFLDVALPAGGSVLVYGKPDHTPASFTVLNLVVDDIDTAVDELQARGVVTKLYPDDVLPTDAKGIMRGNGPDIAWFTDPAGNVLSVLVD
- a CDS encoding dihydrolipoamide acetyltransferase family protein, whose protein sequence is MKRFSLPDLGEGLTESELVSWRVAVGDHVELNQVIAEVETAKALVELPAPTAGVVTRLHVEPGTTVLVGEALVDFAPDGETAPSPSVLEADRAEVDRPSGAADREPVLVGYGPRTASGERPRRRARSGDDDTPAPAHTVPAHTAPVPERSRPRATPPVRRLARDLGVDLGTLVGTGVGGRIAREEVERAATGPSGQLPERARGAGAAPAGTPATPATAATAADGSVRRPITGVRRRTAEAMVSSAFTAPHVTEFLTVDVTPTMSLLDALARSPRTGDHRVNILTVLAKAVCIAVRRTPAVNASWDEAAGEIVEYGHVGLGIAAATPRGLLVPNIARAEELSLFELADAVADLVRTAREGRTAPAELRGGTITISNVGVFGVDAGTPILNPGEAAIIALGAVRRRPWEFEGQVALRHVVTLSLSFDHRLIDGEQGSRFLVDLGTMLSDPAMVLTMV
- a CDS encoding alpha-ketoacid dehydrogenase subunit beta, whose amino-acid sequence is MTMLTLSKAINAGLHHALADDDRVLLLGEDIGRLGGVFRVTDGLQAEFGADRVVDMPLAESAIIGAAIGLAFRGFRPVCEIQFDGFIYPGFDQIVAQLAKLHYRTKGAVRMPVTIRVPYGGGIGAVEHHSESPEAYFAHTAGLRVVTCSDPQDAHTMIRQAIACDDPVLFFEPKRRYWTKGEVLDDLPADPLAFTRARTVRAGTDATLVAYGPLVQTALEAAEAAADEGVDLEVIDLRSLAPLDVDAIAASVEKTGRLVITHEAQRSGGIGAELAASITERCFDLLEEAPVRVTGFDTPYPASALEDHFLPDLDRILDGVDRALGRRSSASAAGRAEARPVTGGEGRR
- the pdhA gene encoding pyruvate dehydrogenase (acetyl-transferring) E1 component subunit alpha, with protein sequence METHTQFPQDSDERGGDAREPVPVDHGCVQLLDPDGVRQEDALYDLFVADLGHAELLALYEDMVVTRRIDTEATALQRQGEIGLWPPSLGQEAAQVGSARVLRRGDFVFTSYREQAVAYCRGVELDQLMAMWRGTALSGWDPFAVGMATPAVIIGAQTLHATGYAMGCQRDGSDAVAVAYFGDGATSQGDVNEALVLAASFQAPVVFFCQNNQYAISEPVGLQAQRPIADRAPGFGVPSMRVDGNDVLAVTAAMRIAVDRARSGGGPTFIEAVTYRMGPHTTSDDPTRYRDESEVVSWRAKDPIARLERLLESEGALDETARAHVASVADAAAARVRAGCLALPAPDPLSLFDEVYATAHPGLERQREEYRSYLAMFDGGAR
- a CDS encoding polyribonucleotide nucleotidyltransferase, giving the protein MEGPEIKFAEAVLDNGKFGKRTVRFEAGRLAQQAQGAIAAYLDEETMLLSATSAGKHPKDNFDFFPLTVDVEERSYAAGKIPGSFFRREGRPSTEAILVCRLIDRPLRPSFVTGLRNEVQIVITVLSIAPGEFYDALAINAASMSTQISGLPFSGPIGAVRLALIPGQAGEADQWVAFPKVDQLEEAVFDIIVAGRIVTDANGNEDVAIMMVEAEATENSWNLIKGGATKPDEAVVAAGLEASKPFLKQLVKAQSELAAQAAKEIAAYPVFLPYTQETYDTVAGLAHDELVNVYQIADKIERQNADDALKDRVKAEITERVEAGSLDAEVLTQFSAAYKSVSKVVMRGRVLREGIRIDGRGLTDIRPLDAEVQVIPRVHGSAIFQRGETQILGVTTLNMLKMEQQIDSLSPVTKKRYLHHYNFPPYSTGETGRVGSPKRREIGHGFLAERALVPVLPSREEFPYAIRQVSEALGSNGSTSMGSVCASTLSLLNAGVPLRAPVAGIAMGLISDVVDGETRYAALTDILGAEDALGDMDFKVAGTSEFVTAIQLDTKLDGIPTSVLTGALQQAKDARTTILSVLNAAIDAPDEMAPTAPRVISVQIPVDKIGELIGPKGKTINSIQDETGADISIEEDGTVYIGAVDGPSAEAARAQVNAIANPTNPEVGEQFLGTVVKIAAFGAFVSLLPGKDGLLHISEVRKLAGGKRVENVEDVLGVGQKILVEITKIDDRGKLSLAPVVADEADTHGSDAASEGPEAPAEG